A single Mastomys coucha isolate ucsf_1 chromosome X, UCSF_Mcou_1, whole genome shotgun sequence DNA region contains:
- the Gjb1 gene encoding gap junction beta-1 protein, which translates to MNWTGLYTLLSGVNRHSTAIGRVWLSVIFIFRIMVLVVAAESVWGDEKSSFICNTLQPGCNSVCYDHFFPISHVRLWSLQLILVSTPALLVAMHVAHQQHIEKKMLRLEGHGDPLHLEEVKRHKVHISGTLWWTYVISVVFRLLFEAVFMYVFYLLYPGYAMVRLVKCEAFPCPNTVDCFVSRPTEKTVFTVFMLAASGICIILNVAEVVYLIIRACARRAQRRSNPPSRKGSGFGHRLSPEYKQNEINKLLSEQDGSLKDILRRSPGTGAGLAEKSDRCSAC; encoded by the coding sequence ATGAACTGGACAGGTCTATACACCTTGCTCAGTGGCGTGAATCGGCATTCCACAGCCATTGGCCGAGTATGGCTGTctgtcatcttcatcttcagaatCATGGTGCTGGTGGTGGCTGCTGAGAGCGTGTGGGGGGATGAGAAGTCTTCTTTCATCTGTAACACCCTCCAGCCGGGCTGCAACAGCGTCTGCTATGACCACTTTTTCCCCATCTCCCACGTGCGCCTCTGGTCCCTGCAGCTTATCTTGGTTTCCACCCCAGCTCTCCTCGTGGCAATGCACGTGGCTCACCAACaacacatagaaaagaaaatgctacGGCTTGAAGGGCACGGGGACCCCCTTCACCTGGAAGAGGTCAAGAGACACAAGGTGCACATCTCAGGGACACTGTGGTGGACTTATGTCATCAGTGTGGTGTTCCGGCTGCTGTTCGAGGCTGTCTTCATGTATGTCTTCTATCTGCTCTACCCCGGCTATGCCATGGTGCGACTGGTCAAGTGTGAAGCCTTCCCCTGCCCCAACACAGTGGACTGCTTCGTGTCTCGCCCCACCGAGAAAACCGTCTTCACTGTCTTTATGCTTGCAGCCTCCGGCATCTGCATTATCCTCAACGTGGCGGAGGTGGTGTACCTCATCATCCGGGCCTGTGCCCGCCGTGCTCAGCGCCGCTCCAATCCGCCCTCCCGCAAGGGCTCGGGCTTTGGCCATCGCCTCTCACCTGAATACAAGCAGAATGAGATCAACAAGCTGCTGAGCGAGCAGGACGGCTCTCTGAAAGACATACTGCGCCGCAGCCCTGGCACGGGGGCCGGGCTGGCTGAAAAGAGCGACCGATGCTCAGCCTGCTGA